A window of Hordeum vulgare subsp. vulgare chromosome 5H, MorexV3_pseudomolecules_assembly, whole genome shotgun sequence genomic DNA:
CATGTCTCCCTTGTTTGCATTACACGTACGAACCAGCACAGTTCATGAGATGATCAGCAACTGAATATTAGATGTCTGTTCAGGTGTAGAGATCTACTAGTTCTGATTGTATGTTGAATACTCTAGTCTTTATTAGATGACCCTTCTTCACTTCTCAGCTGATTATTTGATGTGTTTTAGAGGCATATACTTATTATATAATCGATGCGCTTGTCTATCAAACTAAAAGTTCCATATCCATTTTGCTGTATGTGCTTAATTTTATGCCCTTTTTCCAACTCATTTCATCTATCAAATTGTGTAATATTTAGACTGCTACTAGCCAAAGTTTTAAATAGTGGGCTATGACTAATAGGGGCGGCCCTCCAGCGCTATTGACCAATGGAGACTGGGTTCCAGTGAGCTCGtttttttaaaaacatatttatacAACGCAACAAAATCATATTTTTTGTACATATACAAATAAATGTTTAACACGTTCGAGAAAAGTTGGAGAACAATATAGTTTCATACGTGGCGtacacaaaaaaggcaaatacgtAAATGAAAATGGGTcaatttgtttttgttgttgggccTACATTTCTGTGTTTTCTGcacaacatgcaaatcataatattTTTGAATGAAAATTTCCAGATCCGTCACGAATATGTATAAGTTTTCacaggatttttttgaatttttttaatatttgGAAATACCAttgttgaagattttgaaaaaaaatgctCCATGGAACCCGGCCTCCATGTAGCACTCGGCTGTAGCCCACTATAACCGGCTATTTCGTGAGTTTAGTGGGCTATACCACATAGCGGCACCTTCTCAAACTTCGCTACTAGCTACCTGTAAAGGTTTGATTTCTATATGCTTCTCATTTTCTCTGGCTTCCGAGTATTTGAATTATGTGTATGATTTACCGCTGTAAATTCTAATTCAGATTTTGATATTTTCTGCAGTATTTTCAGTAGCGCACAAAATTTCGGATTGTATATTATGAATGCATCTGTCCGTGGCAGACATATTTTTCATGTCTCCCCAGTTTGCATTGAGATGAGATGATATGCAACTGCATATTTCATGTTTATTCAGGTATGCAACACTAGTACTGAATGTCTGTTCAAGACTCTAGTCTTTGTATGAACCTTCTTCACTTCTCAGATGAATATGTTTGATGTGTTTTAACGACATATATTTATTATATATTTTCCATTTCTGCCACTGAAAAACCTCACTTCCTTGAATACAATATCGTAAATGGGCACACCTATATTGTACATGGTTATCCCTCCATCTACTAATACAAGGCCACTTCATATATCTTTCTCTAGCTTTGACCATTAATTTTACCAACAAaatgtgagtcatatgtcataaaAAGTATGCCATTGGATGCACATTTGAAAGAACTTTTCAAGAATCTATTTTTTACGAATTATATCCCATATTTTGTTGACCGAAATTAGAAGTCAAAGCTTGATACGAAAAACAAagtggccttgtatataaaaatggagtACTCATTATATGTTATTCATTTAGCAAGGAACAAGAGCTTAAATTTGTGATTATCTTGTTAGCAGCATTTAGCTAAACCAAGTCAAAAGAGGTGCATCTGCCGTCATCGTGGTCATCATGGTTCGCGAGTAGAAGGCTCCACCGTCAAAATAAGCTGCAAGAAAGAAGTGCACCAGGTAATGTTGTAATTTACTCGATTTATATGTCCTTCCATCCATTCTTCTACGGTTATTGATCTGTAAGGCTTTTTTTCTCCATGATTCTAGCTGATGTTGTTGCGGAAGGAAGACCAATGCGAGCAAGAAGATGAGGTAGGAGGCAGCCTAAGTGGGGCTGCTTCTCGTTGCTGTGAGAAGCCCTTCTTTCTTGGTGCTAACCCCTCCTGTTCACATGAGTATATTCCAGATTTGGCCAGGTAGAGGTGGAAACGTTGGCATCTCTTTTGACTTGGTTTAGCTAGATCTTTTACGGTTTCACACCTCTCCTttgcttttccttttctttagTTTCTGAAGGTTTATGTCCTGGTAAGTGTTGGTTTTGTTGGGCAGCGCTGAACATAAAGTGTTAACTAGCGTTAGTGAACTGATTATCATTTTCCCCTTTTATTATTGTTAAATGAAGATTGTTCTTTGAAAGCGCACAGAATATATATGAATTTGTGTTGCTATCAATGGACATTTCCTGTGTTCAATTTAGAACACTGCGGTTCGGGCGCATGTTGCAAGTGATATACCTATGGAGTGAGAAAACTAAAGCAAGTGTACAATATTTTGATatcgaagaaggacaaggaggtttGTGCATATATATCCTGAAAAGGATATATCAGATGCTCCCAATCTCCAAGCCATTATTGGTCTTCCTCTTTGAATCCTAGGCAAATATGAACTGATGAAATAGGTAGAATAACCCAGTACCCCCTCCATAAATTAATATAAGGAATTTTTTATACTTTCATAGTGTCAAAAAACATCTTATATTAAGTTAAAGGTGTAGTATGTCCTACCAGGGCCCTGTGTACTTGCGGGTGTTTTACTTAGCATATAAACGAAGTAATGAATCCTGAGTCGCATGGTACCAAATTTCCAAGGCAAGGTCTTGGTCCAGTACAACTGATTCGAGTTTTGATTTCCAGCATTGTTTCACCAAAGCTTGTTCATATCTCCTTTTTGATAATATATAGTTTCTTGCTTCTAAATATCAGGGGCAGTGCCTTGGCTGTAAAATCTCATCAAAGAAGAATAGGTGATCTTTTGTTCAACGCTATCCTGGAATTTTAACACAAAGCTTTGTGATCTTCGCCATGTAATTGTGATAATTTCTAGAAAAATGCAAGtcgcatgatgtgtgtgtgagcCATGGTAATAAACTGCAATCTTTCTAAATTCACTCATGACCCGATATTTCAATAAGTCATGAAGGTAAGTGCATCTTACATTCCTTATAAACTGATGCAGTTAAGCTTCCACCATCTTCTTGTGTTGAACGAAATGTGTTACCGTGTTAGCTGCCAGCAACCTACAATTGTATTTATTTTACAAGGTATGTTCTGTTGCATTACCAGATGTCAGATGAAGTTAGTTATGAGAAACACGAAATGTGGATAGGACAAGATACAAAGATAAGGGAGCTGCTAGGAATATAGTCTCCTACTTAAAGATCAATCCACTGCTTCTTGCAAGTATAAGTGTTGACTTCCTTCTTTTTCCATCTTCTTTACATTTTTTTAGAGCAATCCACACGTGTGCATTTCTCCCTTATGTTGACTTCCTTCTTTTTCCAAGATATTTTGCACATGGATATAGGAGCCAACATTCTTATGACTGATGTTGTACAACTTATGCTACTTAGCCAATTACAATTCAATTATTTTGTCTCGGAATATTAATTTTTGAATTAGTAGGTACTCTGAAGAATGAGCTATCGAATCAAAAGCTAACGACCTATCATTATCAGTTGCTCTAAATCACACACATTTCTATATTAGAATAATTGTGTGATATATGTGATTTTCGGTTATTCCGTGGCAACACGCGGTCATTTGGCTAGTTAAGATGTACATGTGACGTGGTCGACATTAATTCCATGTCAATTTGTTATCACATGACAGTGGTGCCTGCACTGGACCTCCAATGCCTCTTTAGTAATTCGATAAATATCCCTAACAATAATTTGACAAATATTCGTTTGCAGAAGTACTAGGATCGGAATAAGCAGCCATCATGCATGTTACGTGATCGTCAATGCATCGTCAATGAGACATGGATTTAGTTTGGAGAGAAAAGAATGTACAGGAAGTCAAGGTCATGTACTTATGTAGACCAAACCTTAGAGCGACCTCGTTAGGGCATGGTCTGTAGCACCTCGTTTATTTGTACCACCAAAAAAGCATTTAAGTTGATAGGGAGGCATGGCTTACACAGCAGCCACACCATACTATTGTGACTGATATTACCATCTAGGATTACATGTTCTCTAGTAAAAAAACATTACTCCCTCTAATCCATATTAATTGTCCTGATTTAGTCGTGACAATTAATTTGGATCAGAGGGAGTATTACATTTTAAATGCTATGAACTAAAGAGGTTGGGAGTTCAGttttaaaagaaagaaaaattgcATAGCTGTAGATAAGAGTAAAAAAAGGCGGTAACCTGTGCCCGTGCGTCGGCCCAAAATTTGAACAGGTCCAACCCTGACAATTAGATGCGTCCCCGCATAGCTGTCAGATCGTGTCCTTACTGCACTTTCACCCTTGCATGTTTTCAGATCTAAAGAAATCGCCACACCAGCTCAAATCGGCCGCCTCCGTCACCACTTCGTACAGGGCAGAGCCGTCCTCCGGACCGCATGTTGTCCCTGCCACCGGGACCAAGCGCCATGGACGCAGCTCCATCGCCCACGCTCGTCATGGATGGATCTTGCGCTCGCCGCCTGCTCACGCCATGGACACCGTCTTCAGCCTCCGCTTCGCGTCGCCGCCAGTGCCAGCCACCGGGATGCTCCTCAAGGTTGACTCCTCCGGCCGCCTGCGCGCGCTCAGCACGGCCTACTCCCTCACGGTGGCGTGCGCCATGCTCTCCACCGGCTGTAGCTTTTACACGTGTCGGTTGAAGCCATTGTAGCAAAAATTGATACcgattgtagcaaaaatcaaaacCGATTATAGCAAAAAAAATGTTGGATGGCCGCGGCTACAACTCCGGCGAATTCaggttgcaactctgacgaatATGGATGTAGTTTTTTTAGTGGAAGGTTGTAGCAAAAATATGCCCGCTCGCCGTCGGCCTGTGTACCTTCGTCGAAGGCCATCCCTCCGACATCGCAGAACTGCTCGATGTTGGCGACCGCAACGTACAGCAGGTCGGGCACCGTGTCCAGCTACTTCTTCAACATCGCCGCGTTGTCCAGCGTCGCCACGAGCATCGCGTACTTCGCCGCCATCCCATAGACCTTGCCGGCGTACACGTCGAACTTGTCACCGTCGTCCATCCGCAGGCAATCAAACTGCCCGCGCAGCGTCGCCGGTCGCGCACCCTTCACCCGTTGGCTTCGGCGCTACCTGCGtcagcaccacctccaacaacatCGTCGGCAGCATCGCCCGCGCCGTCTTGCTCCGGCCAACGTCAATCGCCGGACCTTCCGCCGACCCCACCACACCCCATAGCCCCTGGGCCTCCAGGATCGCCTCCACCTTGATCGCCGAGGAGGTGTAGTTCGTCGGTGCCAATGGTGGGATCTGCATCGACCCCGACGCACCGCCACTGCCGTACGCGACCAGCGACATGGCCGTAGGCGATCACCGCTCCACGAGGCTTTGTTACCAATTATtgatgcaaaaatggaaccgTGGACTGCCGGCAATCGCCGGAGACAAGATCAGAGGGAGGAAGAGGAACATAGAGGAATTTCCCGGTGCTCGAACACCACCGCCGCCCGCACGGCGTTCTCTGTATTTTTCCTGAGCACGAGCTCAGCTGCCTCACCGATTACACAGGTTGGAGGGTGGGCTTTATACGCGTGTGGTCGCACGCGCCTCGCCGCACCCACACTCCCACTCGCCACGCCCCGCACGTCTCAGGCTCGTGTGTTGAATTTTTAAAGGAAGGCCAGCCGAACGTCGGCGCCGACGTCCAGTGCATAATTTCTAACCGTATGATGAATTGCCTTCATACCCAATTGACCCGGTCACATTCCTAAAAAAACAAATTGGAAGTAAATAAACGGGATTTCCAGGGACCAAACTGCTAGGGCGCAGGAGTGACGTTAAAACCGAAGCTAGGGATCGATCCCCTTCACTCTCACCCACCTCGTTTCCCGTCCAATTGTCCAAACATCCTACCCCTTGGAATCGCGCGGTGTCCTGCCAATGCCATGGCGGCGGCGCGGCCATGGTCCAGCCTCCACGAAGACCTTCTCGCCAGCATCTTCCTCCTGCTAGCGTGCTTAACGGACCTCGTCAGGGCGTCCGCTGTCAGCAAGCACTGGCGCCGGGTCGCCCTGCACAACGCGTCCCCGCTGCCATGGCTCCTCAACCCCTCCACCGCCCGGACCGATTGCTATCGGATCTTCGGCGGCTTCGCTGATCCGCGCCCGGCCCTCTCCGACGAGATCGAGGGCCGCGGGGCACGTTTCTGTGGCTCCGCTCCGGGCGGCTGGGTCGTCGTGCAGAACCGACCAACCTGCAGAACCCATCACTGGCGCGGCCATGCCATGCTCAACCTCCGCACCGGCGAGCGCGTCCCCCTCCCGGACCGTGTGCGCATCCCAATTAAATCCGACGGCATCAGGTGCCCCATGATGATACGCGCCGCCGTCATGTTCGCCGCGCCACCGTCTCACGCCTGCGTCGTCGCCGCCCTCACGTCCATCCAGACAATCATGGCCTTCTGCAGCCCGGGCGTGGACTGCTGGTCTTCGTTGCCAGCAGAGATGACGGCTCCCCCCGACGCCCAAGACCTGACTTACCACGACGGATGGTTCTGGGCAGTCGACTCACATGATGACCTCTACTGCTACAAGGCCAAGATTTCGACATCTACGCGTACCATTCTACAGCGTGGCTACCAGATCCGTGCTCCCCGGACCAACTTGGCACCTGGGGAGATCGTGTCCCGCTACCTCCTGCCCTCTGCCTCCGGCGCCGATCTGCTCATGGTCAGGAGGTTCACCTCGCCAGCTAAAGGCCGCACCACGCGGTTCCAGGTCTTCAAGCTACAGATGCAAGAGGAGGGCCGGCCAGCTTCCTGGCGCGACTACCAGATGACCCGGCAGGCGCTCTTCGTCGGATGGGCATGCTCCAAGGCATTCGACACGGGGCATGCCCGCAACCCGGGCTACATCTACTTCCTCGACGACGTCTACCCTGGCGGTCCGCATAGTTTCCTCCAGCAGAAGGAGTATCCCAGCACGGACGTTGGCGGGTGGCGTTACTCAGTCTCCGACGAGATCGTGCGCTGCCTGCCATCGGCGCCCCCCTCGGACACCTCACCGTCCATTTGGTACCATCATTAATTCATTGAGTCATACATACCCAGCAGGTTCAGTTTGAGGCGTCACATCATAGAGATTTTGATCATTCAGTTTAATTAGAGCCTTTGTTGTTTGTGTTTGCTCCTGGACAGTGTTtctttgttgttgtagtcgtcgatgTGGTTGGTGTTGTAGTACGAGAAACTGAAAGTTCCATATCCAGTTTGCTGTATGTGTGCGAAACTTGATGTCTGTTTTCAAACTCATTTCATCTATAAGAAATTTAGACAACATGCTACCAGCTATATATGTTTCTTAAATTATGTGTATGGATTTCTGGTGTAAATTCTGCTTCAGATTTTGATGTCTTCCGCCGTATTTTCAGTAGTGCACAAAATTTCTGATTTTATCGTTTGATTGCATCTGTCAGTAGCAGAGGTGTTTTTAATGTCTCCCCTTTTTTGCATCGCACGCAAGAATAAGCACAGTTGATGATCTGATCTCAATTCAATATTTGATGTTTTTTTAGGTTTAGAAATGGACTACTACGTACTGATTGTATCTTGCGGACTCGAGGCTTTATTAGATATGAGCCTTCTTCATTTCTCAGCTAATTGTTTGATGTGTTTTACCGGCATATACTTATTACatcgttgatgtggttgttgtttagACTAAAAGTTCAATATTCAGTTTCTTGTATGTGCTTAATTTGAAGTCCTTTTTTGAACTCATTTCATCTATGAAAATGTGATGTATTTAGACTACTACTAGCTACCTATATAGTTTTTTTATTTCTATATGCTCTTTTTTTCTGGCCTCGTAGTATTTTAATTGTGTGTATGATTTTCTCCTGTAAATCCTAATTCAGATTTTGATATTTTCCGCCGTATTTTCATTAGTGCACGCAATTACTGATTGTATCGTATGATTGCATCAGTCAAAAAGCTGGCAGAGGTGTTTTTCATGCTCCCCTGTTTGCATTGAGATGAGATGATCTGCAACTGAATATTTCATGTGTCTTCTTGATGTATTTTGAAGACTACTCTTTGCATGACCCTTCTTCACTTCTGAGCTGAAGGTTATATGTGTGCTTTAGCGGCATATATATACTTATTATATGTTTTCCATTTATGCCACTGAAGAAACCCCATTTCCTTgaatacaacatcataaatggGCACACTCCAACCGATTTATTGATGTGAGCCGAGCAACACAAATAGTACTTATGATATTACATTGAAGTTCAGTATCAAGCCGTTATATCTAAGCTCCACGTGGTATGTTTACCATGCCCTTGTGGGCCTCTAAATTGTATCTAGTAAGATCATATATAGATAGCCAGAGCAGACTGAGCGTGACCAAATCGGATATGCTGGTTCACTTAGGAGAATATTGACCATGTGCAAGTAAAACCAGTTACCTTTTCATTTTACATAACATATGAGAATATATTATTTCTTGGCATTGATTGTGATCCACCAGACCATCAAAATGAACGAACGGGTCCAAGTATGAACGCGGGCTAAAGTTTATATTTTCTTGTTAGTAGTATTTAAGCGATTGTTGATGCATCTTACTAGTTTAACCATCATTCATCGACTTGTCTTGTCTCCTTAGATAATGATGTCATGGCGGGTGAACCTCGGAGCCATGATTTAATTTTTCCTCCTATCTTCTAATCCTCTAATCCAGGATGGGGAACCAACATCCGATTGTTAAATCTCTGTTGATGATGTAGTACGGCTGACATATCGACACCATCTATCCTACTATTGCTATAGATATTTGAGAAAGGCTTGCAAACAAAGAGAATGTTATGGCCAAGAGCATAGTGCAATTCAATGAAGGAACTAGATGGTTCATATTCACTGCAAACCCTGTAATATATTTGTCGTGTTGCTGCTAAGGGGATTTAGAACACCTCTGCTAGCACAACATCGGTTGGACCCCGTGCGTAGTATCCCTGGGAGCAATAATGATGCTATATCAAAACTATCTTGGTGTTCGTGACACTGCGTCAGTTCATAAATTTCACTATCTCACAATGTCTTTTGTGCTGCCGGGCCTTTGTATTGTGGAAACTCATATTGCACTTAATCGAATGGGCGGTTTGGATGGTATGCTTTTTTTTACTCGAGCTTTGGTGTTGCAAGTAGTTGTCGTAGTGGGCTGGCTTCATAAGTTTTTTTGGGAACAATGATGTTAACATGGAAATAAAAGAGCTCAGGAAATCTAGTAGTATACTAAAGTAGGAGGGGAACTAATGGAACTGGCATTCAGGTGCACCCTCTAAAGAAAAGTTAGTCATTGCATAAATGGTCAAGAAATCATGTACTCTGAAGAAAAGTTAGTCATTGCAATGACTTCTGAAGAAAAGTAATTAAGAAAAATAATTTGCTAAGAAATGACTTCTGTGGTATTGTTCGACTAAAAAAAAATCAACGctatattttttttaaacagtTAGGATTGCTTACTACACATATCAGGTAGTAAATCAACACTATATTAGAGGTACTATTCCCTCCATATTGTCAGGACAAAATGTATTTTTGGTCAAATTTTTTGAGGGAGCTTTTCTTTGCCGAAATTTGTATACAAGTACTGAAATAGTAGGGCAAGTATGTTTTAAAAACTTTTGACTATTTTTTACTTTTTCTGAATTGCTAAAAAAATTCTGGATAATTTTCTTTCAGAATCATCTACAACCAGGTGTATCAGGGTATTTGCCTAGTATTGtacttgtagtagtagttgttgttgttgtcattgttgtatgtATGAACTGTGGTTGCTTTAGACTGATGCACACCTATACATGTTGTTTGATTTTATACGCTTCAGATTTTTCTGAATCCTAGTTATGTTTAAGATTTTGTGCCGTAAATTCTACTTGAGAATTCGAGATCCATTTAGATGCTGACATGGTATCTTAAGTAGTACACACAATTTTTGATTCTATTCCTTGATTGCATCTGCTGGCGCCAGAGGTATTTTCCATGTTTCCCATACATGGGTGCAGGTAAGAACAGCACAATAGATGATCTGCGTCTGAATATTTGATGTGTATTTAAGCATACAGCAAGTAACGACTGCTGACTGAATGTTGTAGACTCCCTTCTTTAATTCTTAATATGTTTCCAACTATTTTCTATGCAGAATGTTTGATGTTTGTTCGTGGCATATACTTATTATATGTTATCCATTTATGAGACTGAAGAGAACTTATTCCTCTCTTCATCTCGTGCTGCTCTCAGGAAAAATTGTATCTCTAGCAATAGACGTAGAAATTCTGACATTATATTGCAGATCAGGATTAAATTGTCTTTGATCTAAGCTATGTGGTATGTTAACTGAGCATCCTTGTGGGTGTTGCTCCCAATCTTTATAGCTGAGAAAGTGCATCCATAGCCACATCAAATGGGACAGGCTGAGTCACTTATGACAATATTTTCTACGATAATATTCGTCTATATGTTCTACATCAAATGTCCTCCGTTAGATCCATGTAGTAGAAATCTAGAAATCATTcacatgacatgatccagttcgcCTTTCAAATTACTTGTTCATTTTATATAACATGGAAATGTACTGTTTTTTTCTTGCAAATATAGATCGTGATCTGCATCACTACCGAAGTAAAATAAGAGATCCAAGGATGGACATGAGCTAAAATTTATGATTAGCTTGTTAGAAGCATTTCGATGCTAATTCCGATATGATAGATATTCATTCGACGTAAAACTGCTATCACAGGACAATAGTGCCTGCACTGGACCTCCATTGCCTCTTTAGCAATTTTAGGAATATCCTCTGAATTTTCTTTTTGATCAATATTCATTTGCAAAAGTACTAGCTAGGATCAACATAAGCACACATCACGCATGTTATTGATGCGTCTTATTAGGTTAACCAACATCCCGTTGTTTTTCTGTTCCTGGCTCGCCAACAACTTCTGGTCGGTCTAGTGTCACTACTcattactactactactgtttGACAAAAGGCGTGTAAAATAATAGCCTCATGACCAAGATCATGCATGGTGCGACTGAAGGACAGGACGGGTCAGAAGGTTCATTATCCTATGCAGACCAGGTGACGTGTTGCTGCCAAGGGAAACTACATGTAGTCATGCCACTGACATGGTCGGCAACCTAAAAAATACAGTACTAGCTACAGCCGTGCGTGCGAGAGAGAAAAGACCAGGAAGCGGAGAGACATGGTTTGGTTTGGTGGAAAAATAATGTAAAAGAAACTTCTCCTTTGGAGCGACCTTGTTAGGGAGGTGTTGTGAGTTAATCACGTTGCCCTCTACACATAGGATCAGGAAAAAAGCCAAAGCGAGTCCTAAtagtattaggatacctagtcctagtctattccaTAGTCCTTGTGGATgtgtataaaaggcaccctagGGATGGTGCTTGTAACACCAGATCAGATagcaaagcaatacaaagtattATGAGAGGCTCGACACGAGCCTGTGGCCATCAACGATTCAGTGCCTTCGCGTTTTTACGTTCTTCTTGAGAGAGCCGAATTGATCCATTGCCACGTGATTGATCCAATCAACCGAAGCTAGCCGGCTGAAGCGTATTCATACGTAAGTCTCTGGCTAGTTCCACGTACGTGTGTACAAGGGCTAATCGATCAAGCTGCTA
This region includes:
- the LOC123398076 gene encoding uncharacterized protein LOC123398076; this encodes MAAARPWSSLHEDLLASIFLLLACLTDLVRASAVSKHWRRVALHNASPLPWLLNPSTARTDCYRIFGGFADPRPALSDEIEGRGARFCGSAPGGWVVVQNRPTCRTHHWRGHAMLNLRTGERVPLPDRVRIPIKSDGIRCPMMIRAAVMFAAPPSHACVVAALTSIQTIMAFCSPGVDCWSSLPAEMTAPPDAQDLTYHDGWFWAVDSHDDLYCYKAKISTSTRTILQRGYQIRAPRTNLAPGEIVSRYLLPSASGADLLMVRRFTSPAKGRTTRFQVFKLQMQEEGRPASWRDYQMTRQALFVGWACSKAFDTGHARNPGYIYFLDDVYPGGPHSFLQQKEYPSTDVGGWRYSVSDEIVRCLPSAPPSDTSPSIWYHH